The Anas acuta chromosome Z, bAnaAcu1.1, whole genome shotgun sequence DNA window AGGTTCTCAGATCCCACATAGGTGCATCCTCAACAGATAGTCTGACATCACTACAATAATGATCCCAATCCctgtctttatatatatttcatcttgacaataaaaatattgatagATTATTTAAGGAATTTCAggtttagaaaataaaagttgaatGTAACTTAAACAAGAGGTCATGCTTTACGTGAATATACCTATAACAACATCATAGGATTTGTTCAGACAGTAAGAACCAAAAATACCTCTGTAAACATATCCTATAATGTTCTTCATTCTTGTAAGAGTGATCTTATTGCTATTGCTAgatatgtaattttttaaatttctttaagtAGGTCTATCAAACATAAACATGAAAAGCCTATTCAACTGCATGGTGTAAAATATACTCCCATGGAACTCGAATATACAACAGACACCTTTTTAACAGTTACATCAGCAGTGTCAGTACTGGTGTGACATTAGAATGTACTTATCATACTGGAGTTAGTTACATTACGATCACTAATACTGTACATGATGGTCCATTTGGAGGAAGAGGGTTGCCCACAAAGAGACAGGCTATCCAACGTAGAAGAGGAGAGTAGACGGCACTTCCCAAAGTTTTCCTGGCAGAAGTTCTTCCATGCTTTGCTGTTTGGTAGTAGGACACCAGGGACACTCTCCAGTTGCTACTGTACAAAGAGGATGCTGAAGGCCATCACCACACAGCACACAGCTACATATGGGCTCTTCCGCTCACCTTGGGGTggggagaacaaaacaaaacaatccaggCATAACTAAATAGATCTAGGTGGCTCCTAGTCTAACATGGTAATTATCACACTGCATGCGCAAAGTAACACTGAACACTTCTAGCTGGAGAAATGCTGTTACAACTACAGTTGCGTATTGGGGAAGAAAACGCATGCGAGTGGGAAAAGTAAGTTGTAGGACAGGATATATTGCCCCATATAAGGACAGAATTGGAAAGGACTTCTGTCTTATTAGTAACCATCTTTTCTGAGATgctatttctgtgaaaacattaaagaaaaatacaatgtgTTGTTGCTATCCCTTACTGCCAGAGAGTCAAGAGGCAGGCACCAGAAGGCTAACCGAGACACCAGATCTTTTCCTGGCTTTGTTCTCGGTTCTGTCTTGAGAGCTAACACTGCTCAAAGGCTACTCCACGTCAGCTGAGAAGAGGTGTAACTCAATGCTGTCTGGCCATGATGGCTGCGTATGCAGCATGCATCTTCTACACGTAGTATCGTGTAGGAGCCAGCGAACTGGCTGGGGAACTTACAGCAGCAGACGTGGCCagatgcttgttttttttttgtctttgctagGGAGACATAACATTGCTAGCATGTGGAGAGGATCTGGTCCACAGATTTTCAGGTTAGTAATAAAAATGGTCAACAGACTGCACAAGGTGTACAAAGATCTCTATTTCTGATACTTTCAAATTAGCGTTATAGCTTTGCATGGCAAACCATTGACAAAAGGTAAGTTTGTCCCATTAACAGACTTATGTTTGGTAGCAAATGCAAGCAAAAGAGATCTGTTTTCACCTATTTTCATTCAGAACAAAATTGTTATGAATGTCTCTTGCTCACCAAATATGgtatggaaaagcaaacaaataaaatcttagGTACGGAACCGTAACATTGTCATGGGAACATCAGTAATATTAGACTGCTAATGATTTACAGGGACACTTCCCCCATTCAGACAGCCTGCTGTTTTTGCCCTTCTGCTTAGGCATCCCTCTTCATGAATCCATTGACTTTCCTCTGGAGACCAGGGAGCCTCCTACACTTGATGGTACTTCCAGCCTACAAAACTGTCAGAAGTGTTAACACCAGTGTCTCTTTACGATGAGCAAATTCCTGTTTTGATGTGTTCAGAAGCATAAAGACAGAGTTGGAGCTGTTTGCTTTAAACAAAGTTCTATTTCCTCTTGCTGTGTAAGGTCTTTTATCTTGCTACAAACTTTTCTGAGATGTAATTTTCAGAGAATcgataaagaaaaagaaaaaaaacatgccaaGGCTCTCAAGTCCAGCATTATTAAGGTGTAATTCTTAGGAAAAGAGGCTCTTTCATTAGCCAGACCTTCAAATACAGCAGAAACAAACTTtccataggaaaagaaaaataaaatacttgtagTGACACCTCCCATAAGCAGGGGTGACTGCCACAGTGACATTACAAGATGTTGTCATGATCTGGCATATGTTTAATTAAACTTCAAATAACTGAATGAATTAATGTCTGCAGTTTCacatctgtttaaaataaatttttgagGAAGTCCAACTCCTACAGTTTAGAGTATTACAATTTTCATATGGGTTATACTTTCCTGCTCTTAATTTTCTTGAAAGAGAAATCACCATGTGGCAGGATTAAACATCATTTTGCACAACTTTGTAAATATGTAACCACTTGCTGATTATTAAAATCTTATGCACATGTGAAAAGGTTGTTTAAACATTCTGGGCAAGTTATACATAAAGTAAGACAGTgggcattttcatttttaaaagcctacACTTTCCTCCAGGTCTTTTGTGACTAACTCAAATAAAATGGTGGCAATCACCTTCAAAGCACATTTTCCATACCAAGTGCATTGTAGTGTTATATAAGGAAATATATAGCAGGAATGTTAAGATGCTGCCTCATTTCTCAgcctgggagaaaaaataaaattagatcaTTCCAAAtataaactgaaaagaaaatagtattttacatgaataagagaaaagaaagcagctcGGTGTGGGTCACAAGAGAGCATGTATTACCTTGGATGCAGCAAATGTACTTTATTAAAGTTACTACATTATGAAAGAGGAAGATTAACTGCAGTTCTTAACTTTATCAAGTTGACAGGGACCTCGTAAAGCCTCTTGTGTACTCTttcaaatgccttttaaaattatttgctgtgcatggctaatagaaaaaaaaatgcttgcacttaaataagtaaaaaaagaaGACGGTAAGTAACATAACGTGTATTCTCCAACCTTGAACAAACACTAATGCATCTgaaatttagatttatttttgctagtATAGCTCAGAAATCACTTCTAACAGCTGCCAAATTACTATTATCTTTCAATTACAATATTAAAATTGGTTCTGCTATGTCCATTATCTAACTAGGACAATACCATTTTAACAGCAGGTTTTCACGAAAGAATGCTTTTTGCATCAGTGCATTTTGACATGCTGAAACACACGCCACTTTCCTTCAAAGCCTGAGAATGAAGAAAGGGGAACCATACATCTTCCTCTAGGATCAATGACAAGTAGCAAAATCTCGATTTACAAGTCTAATGTTTCTGCTCTGTATTAACAATGCCATTTGTAGAAGTGTTTTGAtcatgcctttttattttatcgTTTTAAGTCTTGTATATACCTCAATGCTAAGACTGAATTTGTGTTGCATATtcccatttccatttcaaaataaattcagaatgatggtgaaaatacatacaaatatcAATGCTATGGGAAAATGCCTAACACCAGACATAGCTGATCATCCTACACATAGATTCCACTTGAAACTAACAGCTTTGAGTAATTTAGAGGTACACAGAAACTttcaagaagagagaaaaagtcaTAGCTCACGTTCCCTATCTTTGCTGTATTTTACGGAggtaaaatatacattttttgaGTGTGGTTTTTACTATCACATTGGAATATTATTCTAATAAATAAGGCATGCTATAGAAAAAGCATTGGTTTTAaagatttcaaggaaaaaaattaccaatCCTGGCGCATTTCCAGAATATTCCCAATAGTCtgcaaagataaaagaaattgATTAGGCTCTTGATTTAATAGaatcttttaagaaataaactCTGCCAAttgattaattttcttccttccatgcTAAACCACTCCAAATAAACAGTTTATCAAGCTGATGCTGTTTTTGACATCAGAAAACACCAGATACCAGTGTGGGGTACAAGGTATGACCCATAAGTCATGAAGTTCTTTCTAAGCCCAGCAAGACTTCGgcatgcaagaaaaacaaaggtcCATTTACTCAGTCTGTGTTCCACCAGAATTCCACGTTCTACACTTCAGTAGCTCAgagaaaatcatgaaaaagaagaaaaaaaaatagaactagAAAACCAGAGCACAAATTGCCAACAGGCCTCCATGTTGCtgtatatggattttttttttttatgctagtTTTTTTTCAATCAAATTTTCCTGCAGGTATAAGAGATGAGaaaactgtgtattttaaatgtaatgctTTGCAGTATCTTTTATATTTCCCTTAGGAATTGCAgataaaaatgcacttttcagCAGAGCACACATAATCTGGTATTACAGAATACTTGCCTTGAAATAAGTTACAAAACAATTCTTcaggtttgtttttacttttaccAAGGTTGACCTAGGTAAAGTCTCTCTAATCTTGCACACCCAGGATATTAATGCTCACAACTGGAACtaaaaaaggacaaaaccaGGATTCAACTATGCAGAGTACATCCGAAATGAAGTAAAAGCAAGTAGGCCACATATTTATATTCTCATTACACGGAGAAATTAATCTCATATTGACTACTCAAGAAGAATAAGAGAAGTGGAATGGAATGCTTtagaatttctgaagaaagatggaaataaatacTGAAGCTTCCTGAATCAGAAGgcagttttcagtctttcaaaaaTTGGTCAAACCTATGTTGAAATAGTGTCTACAGGAAGGTTTGCTTCATAGCATGACTGGTTGCAGTGCAGAAAGAACATCTGGATTTGACTATATCGACTACACAGATTTAcgaactaaaaaaaaataaaaaatccttaagtgtttctttttttctcttctcctgacATGTTTATTAGCAGTAACCTCAGTCTACATTATCTGCAGGCCTTCATCTACTACCTGCTGTGATAGTAGATCTCCAGGTGCTTTCCCACAGTACTCTGAAACCATCTCCACACTGGTCTGATTACTTGACTTCTCTCTCCCCTGTTCCTGGGCTTTGGCAACTATGtacttttttcctatttaaatgcAGATAGGTAGGTTTGGACCACTTGCCCATGCCTACTTCCGAAGTCACCATatcctaccttttttttttttccttaagaatttGTGTTACTTCATATTTGTACCTGGAGCTCTTTTATCTTTGTTTACTTctgtatctctctctctttccatttAGCAGCCTCctgtttatttcttaaataaaagcCTGGGGTTGAGCAGGTCAGAATCATGAGTTCTAAGAGGCTGCAAGTGACTGTAGTTCTCAAAGTGAAAGTGAAATGCTTTTTGACCAGTGTCTCTCTTGTTGACCAATTTCTTGCTAACAGCACTCCAAGCATttgcattagaaataaaataaaatatttttttcatttgttttagaTCTTTTTACCTCAAGCCAGAAGTACTTCTATATTGTGAAAGCtcattcttctgcttttgtatAATTCCACAAGCAGAAGTAATAATTCCTGCATGTAGACCATCACACACTTTTCCAGGCTAAGAGGTCATACAGTAAAATAACCTGAAGACATCTATGCCGTTTAAGAAGAGACATGCAGGAAATGGCACTTGCGTAAATCCTTCAGAGCAAAAAATACAGCCTCAGAGTCCTGTGTGAAAGGCACTCAAGAGTATTGAAATTGTTGTTATTCTctgtaaaatgaagatttaCAGATCGCATGCAGCAAAACCATTGCAAAAACTTCCACAGCCTGGCACCTCATGTTCACATCTCTCAAGACTATGCCTGGGaactcaaagaaagaaaacattattgtCCTTTTCTTATGCATACTTGCAAAATTTTAGCCaggaagaaaagttattttttttcaggcagtcTACAAATCTGTTGTTTGTATGACAATCTCGGCAAggatttttctttgccttttcagtTTTTTGACCATGTACGACAACATAAATTTATAACTGACTTCAGTTATAGTATTGTACATTGTTCCTAGTGTTACAAAACTTCCTTGCTGGTGGACATAAGAATTTTTCCTTCTAATATGGGAGGTACAAAACAGAATATGGGTTTCATCAGCTGCCCTTACTGCAGTTGACAATTTTTGAACTTAAATTCACCACTGAGATGAAATCTAACAAGCTTACCAACAGAAAACTCAAGCACATTTTTGAGATGCTTGTGCTCCTATTGGAACATCCCAGTAGATCTGTTTGTCCATATGGTTTGAGGCAGAGCAATAGCAAATTGAGATGTGGAGTTTCCACAGCTGTAAACACAACCTCTGGATACATTGAGGAGCTCACGTTAGTAGAAAAGCTTCTTCAGGACTTCTGCCCtcctgtatttatatattacttTTCACCTCAGGTCCTCAACCGGTACCTCTTCAAGTCAAAACCTCTACAGAAATGATGTTTCTTTGAATGAATCTCTTCAAAATTAATTCTTCCTTAAGTAATTATTCAAAGCAATTGCATTGCTCCTTATTCTCCCCTTCATGGAGAGAAAAACTCATTCTCATTTTGATGCACATGAGACATGTCAGCCTGGCTTGCAAACGTGCAATTTTCCAGCAGCCACACATCAAATATATGCACAAGCTGCTGCACATTCCTCACTGCCAGTGTTAATCTTAAAAGCAACAATCATGAAGGAGGTGTTTGCTATccggggagaaaaaaaaaaaaagctaaaaaaaaaatcaaagaaattgaACCAGAAAGACAAGAAAGGGTTAGCCACACCTCACTCTTCTAGACTGAGAATGCTGCAAAATGCCGCTGCCCTGTGTCTACTAGGACAATCCTACTGCAATTGCAGTTAAGGAATGTGAGATACACTCCACTGCAATGCTTATGGCAAGTCAACCTCCACTATATAAGCTAACACGTCTTCCTGGTTAGCCAGGAGAACAGAACTATGTTGTGGTACACGTTCTCCCCTAAGTTAGTATGAAACAGTACATCTCCACTTACTTTCCCAACCTTACAAGCTACTGCTGCAGACAAAGCACATGGAAACACTCATGATGCTTCAGGGAAAATGAAGGTTTAAAATCCTGTTTGGCTTggtagaaaaaaacacattttggcaGAAGTCATTGGGATGAAATACAATGTTATGAGGACGGGTGACATCACTCTGCAGTGCCCTCTCTCAACCAACAGAAACGTGTTTCTTTACTTACTAGGTCAACAGACCTAAATCTTCAACAAATTTACACAACATATTATTATATGTAACAAAATACAGCTAGTACCTACTaacatttcttctctgtgtTGCTTTAGaattttattgctgcttttttatgATATTAATTTGAAGCAGGAATAATGAGTTAAGATCATCTCTGTGGTAAAAAGAAGTATCAGTAAAAATTTTATCCAGCGTGTCTAGACGTTTCCATTTGAGCACGGAATATGTCAGCGAAGAGGGAGAGGGGTTTAACAGCATATGATCTCCATGTAAACATCTACCATTCAGGAAACAAATTTCATTGCTTCCAGGCCAACGTTTTATTCTCCAGTACAAAGCAGTCTACATACGTatatatgaaacaaaaataaaatagtatgtccaacatttatataaatacaaaccTACGGATCAAACGCACAACTCCTCCACTGTGTCAGCAccctttgaaaacattttatgaagAGACTTCTATTGTGCTCAAGACAGATTTGCCTCAAGAATAAACAGAGTAGCTCCAGATTAAAGGATATATTCCTTGCCAAGAACAGCACTAAAATTTtaatcagtaaaataaatattcttgcTTCTTACTATGTATACCTCATTGACTATTGTGTTATCTTCCATTAGCAGACACTCAACCCACTACCAAAAAATAGTCCTTCATGAAGTCATCCCTTCGTTCCATCTTTACTAGTATCAAAAGAAATCTCACATGTCAGTGGTAACCTTATGGTCTCCTATGAAAGGAGACAAACATTTTCATGTTAGAACTCCCAACCAAAAAAAGCTATTGTACTCTGGGTAGCTTACATCACTAAAAGAAATCTTGTGTGATAAAATGGAAATTCCAGAAGTTAATTACAATGAGGGTTTTCAGAAGACAAACCCTCTGAGATTCTTGGTAGGAAGGGTCTACTCAAAACTTGGcactttttcagaaaattaaatcccTAAGTGATAGAAGATAATTaggcaaaaaaaacattttctttaacagaaaatgaTCTAATGGAAAAAGTGGACAAGTTGAACACCCAGAGATGAAAATTTTGCCTGTTCTTTCCAGTTAGAACATTACCAGCTAGAATTACTTACTGTTTCAATAAATACTATCTCCTTTGTAATAACCTTAGGCAATGGTATTTCTGAAGTAGTAAGGGTGGCCTCAGTGGTTTCTACGTCAAAATTACCCAATCACTACTTCAAAACCATAGTTTTTAAATCATGGTTCTGCACACTGCTCTGTGCATCCAACACCCCATCATATTCTTTGTAGTACAAAGGAAATTGGTAAGCCAAAAGGtgaatgtgttttaaaagcataaGCAAGGCACAGACTTGGCTATCCCCATTTCCCACCACACCCCAAAATCAGTCTGAGCAAGGTAGAGAACCGATTTATAGCAGTAACATCAAGTACATTCCAAGAGAACTGGGAACACAAGACAGGAGAAGGTTGGTCACCCAGGAAAATGTACTTCAGGAATAAAAGTGAGATGTAATCACAGCAACCAAAGGGcacatgggagaaaaaaaaataagctatgTTAATGCTTTAATTCACAGCTTTaagaatcaaaaataaatacatccttATAGCAACAGCTAGATGTAGAAAAATGCTTCCTGCCTCTTATTTCCGTACCATTAACCAGCATCTAAAGAGAAAACTGCAAGCccaaaaaataactaaaaaacaACAATAGCTGGCTTTGTAAGTTAATAATTCCTTACTATAAAATTTCAACATTCTATTGTAGGAAAGTAGAAAATTACGATCTTTGTAGATTGTCTTTAATAAAGATAAGAACAgcttttttatctttaaagataagaaaaaaactGTCAAAGTAGTATTTATATTATCACAAACCATCAGAAGATactaagaataaaacaaaaaaaacaatctgtgaatttttaaaatgatcaaaCTACATAcccagttttgtttttgtccagTAAGCTGGGAGCCAAGGATCTGATATAGGCACAGGTACATATGAGCAGCAAGATTACAGTCAGCAGACTCTGAAAGTTGAAGATGGCAGACtatggaagaaaatgagaaaagaaagattacaACTTCACAGTACAAACTCCCCTTGCTGTGTAAGCTGGAGAAAGTAAGTGATCCTTCCTATGATgcacaacaaaaaaatatataatctatGTTGCCAGTGAGCTAAAATCACTGTTAGCAGCCATTATTCTGCATGCAATGGTGAAAGAACGGAATTTTCCCATCCCAATTCATCCCAAAAAGAGTGAAGAAATAACAGGCAAAAcggtaaccttacagctttgCTCCCAGGCAGCTGTTCCAAAGCCAGTTTCTGGAAACCCATTAGCAGCAGGCTAAGAGTTACAGAAAACAGACGTTCCCCCTCAGCCAAGAATAAGCGTAACTGCGGTTTGCGTCGAGTACTATGGTGGTGGTGAAGGTGGAGGTAAAGAGTATTTGACAACTAAATCAGTAGCAGCcaaaacacagtaaaacaagaaatatgCGGGGGAATTGTTAATGTACTACTTTATGAAGACTACCCCCGAAGCTCAACATTTGTAGAAATATACAACTAGACCCACCTGAActacaaaaacacaacagattaATTTCACTTCGAAATcaatttttgattttaaatttaaaaatatctttgctataaatacattttgtagAAGTGCTAATTATATGGAAAATGCTAGACAAATAGAGAAAATAGTTTAGAACTAAAGATCGATTGCTTTCTAGTGAACGTAAAATGCTTACTGGCAATAAGAAGCAGTTACTGAGAAACTAGcaaataagcaaatattttagtaaaGTTTAAAATATCAGGAAATTCTCACCAGgatctttttaaaactgaagtctGAATCTTGTGAGGCCAAATGTTTTTTAGTCACCAGATTATAAGCAACTTTCATCGTTTAAGTGACACATATATAGGGAGAGTAGGTGCTCATGTAAGGACTGCTGCATCTCCAAAACAGTGCAACATCTGGAAGAAAGCTTGTTGATGCCGATTTCCAGCAAGTGCTACATCGCCGTTCCAATGAATAATATACTAGCAaccttattattattgtttgtttgtttgcagtaGGTTCCCTGgaatttttggaagaaatacTGGGCAACTAGTCCTtgtgatttatattttctaataaCTAGCCCCAAATCTGAGGCTTAGACTTCGGTTCCAATGTTCTGTTAAAATAATGCAGCTGCATGAAtctaaggctttttttttttttaatttttactttaaagttAGCATGTCTTAGCTGACATTTTGGTCAACTTAACAGCACCAGGTAGTATAACAGATGATTGCTTACTGCAGACAGACATGCTTCTGCTTTGTTCCACTACCCTCCTTTCCGTATCCTATTTATTTTGAACTAcaagaagtagaaaaacaaatagaacGAATTCACTCTTCATCCTAGATTTTTGTGTTACGGATGAATTCATGTCTAAATACATCATCGTTTTTCCTACTGCTTAACCCAGAAGGCCAAGTAGTAGTATTTAATTAAGTGTAAATACTTTGCACTTATGGAGGGATATTACATTGCCGTTTCCTTCTTCAGGCAGAGAACTGTGTGGGATTTGTTAAGAGCACATCACAGCTCCCATTTCCCTATCCTGAGGCACAGCTCTCTTGATCTGGGTGCACCTTTTTCCTATGTCACAATATTCTGATGCTCTGAAGCCCTGAGAATCAAATTTCACTaaatcaataagaaaaaaaatatcacaatatTCCAGTTCACAATTGCACTTTGATACTAAGAAGATCTTAGAGAGGACTTCTACTACCCTTTTGGTACTGAGATCTAGAGCcttgataatttaaaaaaaaaaatccttagctTATGTAGAAGACTCTGTGAATCACACGAAGCAGTACTGGAACATGCATCACACTGCCAGCCTAGATCAATGCACAGAAATTAACACAGATGTCCCAGCTAACAGGCTCCAGCAGGCCACTCTTGGTTGGAGAACTATACATTAAGGAGAAACAGCATGGGGAGGCTCAAAGAGTGACTGAACAGCTCTGTTGGAGCTGCAGCCTGAACAAGAAGCTCAGCATCCTGACGTGGCATGCCCCCAAGGGAGGGTTAGCTGGCTTGTACTGGGTGCACTCTTCTGAGTCTGCCCTCTGCTCTGTCTGAAGCAGGAGCCACCttacagcagctgcttttgcaAAGGAGCAAAACTCTCAAGCCAGCACCCACAGTCCTCATGTCCTGACTACAAAAGACcgggaaacaaaaagaaaagaaaaaaaaaaaaaagagaaaaaaaagcatgggtTGAAAAGGTGATTATTAGGATGTACAGAGATACGGTGGGTGGTGGAGAAAGGTAGAGGGTAAGTGGCAACTGCacacaggaggaagaaggaagctTTCTGTAACGAGGGAGAAGAAGGACAGGGGATGTGACTCAAGCTGAGCAGTGATCCAGTACCCAAGGCCAGCCCACTGGTCCCCAAGCTGAAGCCAGCTGCTCTTCTCCCTAGTAAAGGCAGTAGCTAAATCAGGTTCAGGTTAGTATTTTCGCTGGGCTAGCTGAGCCACCTTTTAACCTACAGTGCTCTATGTAAAGGACGTGTTACTTTCAACGCGCAAAAGAGGTGCTCACCACCACCACATCTTGCCCTGCTACTGTCCAAAACCTTTCCCAGCTTCAGGCAGAGGGCAACTCTCCACTCCGGAGCAGAGGTGACTCAAAGCCTACACGAGGCGGCATCCCCTGGCTCCTGCGGGTCTAGGAACACATCGGGGCTGGGTCTGAGAGCGGCTGCCTCAGCAAGGCGCGATATAGATGTACGTACCCCTCTGAGCAGAGTAATTCCGCCAGTCCCCCGGGACAGACAGCTGCTCCCGGCATCACAGGGCGCAGCGCCTGCCAGCACCCCGTTCCCATGAATTCCTGCAGGCTTcccgctgcagctgctgccccaaCAGCCTGGTGCACGGGGCACGCAGATGCAGGGAAAGGGCAGGAGGCAACACGGCCCCATTTGCTGCGCACCGAGCGGGGAATGTAAACGTATACTCATGAAATGTGTGATTAGTCCATCAATAGGGACAGTATGTGATTGTTCTTTGTTGGGCTTCTCAGGCGTTTCCCCCGATCCGCAGCGCAGGGCATCGCTATAATTACATATATGCCACTCCATTGAAACGTGCTCTgaattacatgtatttatgGGTCACTTTGACAGGACAGaggtgtatttttaaattggtctgcatttttaaactggaaatgaaaattcatttctgAAGCAGATGGCTACACATTTCGTATCTGAAATAATTCGTACAGCCCAACTGAATTCACAGAAAAGGGCAACTTGCATCCTGCTGCTCAAACTGATGCAGTTAAAACCTGCTCTAAGTCGTACATTACTTGAGACCCATTTCAAAAAAACATGGCATTAAGGGTATCAAGCTATTTGCAAAACGCTGCAATACAGGTAAGTTTAAATTCACTTGACTGAACTAGATTCCTGCGATCGAAATGCAACAAATCAGCATTTCCAAAATAGTGCTGACTGGCTAAATGTAGATCCTAATTCCTATTAGAAGTACATTTCATAACATGGAAAAGTTGATGCTGTCTTTTAGATTGCATCCACATGCTGGTGAAAAGATAGCTTCTCGAGACTTAGATTGCAGATGCAGAAAAGAATCAACACTGGTATTTTATTCTGATTCTGGACAGTCTCAGACGTGGCTTTAATTATACAcccttgttttttcttttttttgtgcatttctgaCACTGTGGAAACAACTTAGTAGCTACATTCTGTGCTACTtaagtacttttatttatttatttattttaatttccctcTCCTGTGTGCTGTCTCCAGGTAGTTGTGGAGCACTACTGTATCACCTGAAGCACTAAGGAGGTATGGCATTTAGCAGGACTTGCAAGAG harbors:
- the TMEM167A gene encoding protein kish-A — encoded protein: MSAIFNFQSLLTVILLLICTCAYIRSLAPSLLDKNKTGLLGIFWKCARIGERKSPYVAVCCVVMAFSILFVQ